One genomic segment of Pseudomonadota bacterium includes these proteins:
- a CDS encoding Gfo/Idh/MocA family oxidoreductase: MSESTIDRRVLLKTAGAAAVGLSTISYAATGRRKYVNVGVGSRSRMYLTAITETFPANNDLVGICDVNPGRLDTALRFIAPNLKKTGSKPPKKYLAADFDRMIRETKPDCVIVTCPDGFHHEYIVRALDAGCDVITEKPLTTTPEKAQQIVDACKRNSRHLRVLFNYRYSPPRTQVKDLLMSNTIGDVMSVDFHWLLNTLHGADYFRRWHSHKETSGGLMIHKATHHFDLVNWWLGSEPEIVQAYGKREFYTPAMAKRFGLESYHERCLTCPEKEKCTFYLDIGADQNFKDLYLDNEKYDGYFRDRCVFRPDIDIEDTMNVIVKYKTGATLSYSLNAFNAWEGYMIAFNGTKGRLEHSIVEGGAVAAGATNYQGEEADRVTTRIIPLRGRPQEIEPWTGAGGHGGGDNVMLAEVFGTAEPDKYKRAADERSGLYSCLIGASANKSFISGNSVKIADLVTGLTSPAVAPMPTRDIKVPMPAKA; the protein is encoded by the coding sequence ATGAGTGAGTCGACGATTGACCGGCGCGTATTGCTGAAAACCGCCGGCGCCGCGGCCGTGGGCCTATCTACGATCAGCTACGCGGCCACCGGCCGCCGCAAATACGTGAACGTGGGCGTGGGCTCCCGGTCGCGCATGTACCTGACCGCCATCACCGAGACCTTCCCGGCCAACAACGATCTGGTCGGCATCTGCGACGTGAACCCGGGCCGCCTGGATACCGCGCTGCGTTTCATCGCGCCCAATCTCAAGAAGACCGGCAGCAAGCCGCCGAAGAAATATCTGGCGGCCGACTTCGACCGGATGATCCGGGAGACCAAGCCGGACTGCGTCATCGTCACCTGCCCCGACGGCTTCCACCATGAATACATCGTGCGCGCGCTCGACGCGGGCTGCGACGTCATCACCGAGAAACCGCTGACGACCACGCCCGAGAAGGCGCAACAGATCGTCGACGCGTGCAAGCGCAACAGCCGCCACCTGCGCGTGTTGTTCAACTACCGTTATTCGCCGCCGCGCACGCAGGTCAAGGACCTGCTGATGAGCAACACGATCGGCGACGTGATGTCGGTGGATTTCCACTGGCTGCTGAACACGCTGCACGGCGCGGATTATTTCCGCCGCTGGCACAGCCACAAGGAAACTTCCGGCGGCCTGATGATCCACAAGGCGACGCATCACTTCGATCTGGTGAACTGGTGGCTGGGCAGCGAACCGGAGATCGTGCAGGCGTACGGCAAGCGTGAGTTCTATACGCCGGCGATGGCGAAACGTTTCGGACTCGAGAGCTACCACGAGCGCTGCCTGACGTGCCCCGAGAAAGAGAAGTGCACTTTTTACCTCGACATCGGCGCCGACCAGAACTTCAAGGATCTGTATCTCGACAACGAGAAGTACGACGGCTATTTCCGCGACCGCTGCGTGTTCCGGCCGGACATCGACATCGAGGACACGATGAACGTCATCGTGAAGTACAAGACCGGCGCGACGTTGTCGTATTCGCTGAATGCGTTCAACGCCTGGGAGGGCTACATGATCGCGTTCAACGGCACGAAGGGCCGGCTCGAACATTCGATCGTGGAAGGCGGCGCGGTGGCGGCCGGCGCGACTAACTACCAGGGCGAGGAAGCGGACCGCGTGACGACGCGTATCATCCCGTTGCGCGGCCGGCCGCAGGAGATCGAGCCCTGGACCGGCGCTGGCGGCCACGGCGGCGGCGACAACGTCATGCTGGCCGAGGTCTTCGGCACGGCCGAACCCGATAAATACAAACGGGCCGCGGACGAACGCAGCGGCCTGTATTCGTGCCTGATCGGCGCGTCGGCCAACAAGAGCTTCATCTCCGGCAACTCGGTGAAGATCGCGGACCTGGTGACCGGCCTCACCTCACCGGCGGTCGCGCCAATGCCGACGCGCGATATCAAAGTCCCGATGCCCGCGAAGGCCTGA
- a CDS encoding LysR substrate-binding domain-containing protein codes for MTLTELRYIVALAQEQHFGRAAERCHVSQPTLSIAVKKLEEELGVLFERGKTKILPTPLGAKIVGMASRVLEQAAAIKDVAEADKDQLEGPIALGTLPTIGPYLLPQFIPLLQETSSKLALYVEEGSTGELATKLRNGDLDAILVTAPFVEADVVVQPLFDEPFVLLLPADHRLANKVQIAAADLLPAELLLLGEGDSLRGQVLQAFPHLDPAHESGAGVRTFTQGATLETLRHMVASRLGVTILPQTAAEAPLYAPNLLTTRPFAAPAPKRSLVLAWRVSFPRHKAIDLLRRAIQASSSAYWNYNTAQSQGAPGVMVENRNW; via the coding sequence ATGACCCTCACGGAGCTCCGCTACATCGTTGCGCTCGCGCAGGAGCAGCATTTCGGCCGCGCCGCCGAGCGTTGCCACGTGAGCCAGCCGACGCTGAGCATCGCCGTCAAGAAGCTCGAGGAGGAGCTCGGCGTGTTGTTCGAGCGCGGCAAGACCAAGATCCTGCCGACACCGCTCGGCGCAAAGATCGTCGGCATGGCGAGCCGCGTGCTCGAGCAGGCGGCGGCAATCAAGGACGTGGCGGAAGCCGACAAGGACCAGCTCGAAGGGCCCATCGCGCTCGGCACGCTGCCCACCATCGGACCCTATCTACTGCCGCAGTTCATCCCGTTGCTGCAGGAGACCTCCAGCAAGCTGGCGTTGTACGTGGAGGAGGGCAGCACCGGCGAGCTCGCCACCAAGCTGCGCAATGGCGACCTCGACGCGATCCTGGTGACCGCGCCGTTCGTCGAAGCGGACGTCGTCGTGCAGCCGCTGTTCGACGAGCCGTTCGTGCTGCTGCTGCCGGCCGATCATCGGCTGGCTAACAAGGTGCAGATCGCCGCGGCGGACCTGCTGCCGGCCGAGCTGCTGCTGCTGGGCGAGGGCGATTCCCTGCGCGGGCAGGTGCTGCAGGCGTTTCCGCATCTCGACCCCGCGCATGAAAGCGGCGCCGGTGTGCGCACGTTCACGCAGGGCGCCACGCTCGAGACACTGCGCCACATGGTGGCCTCGCGGCTCGGGGTGACGATCCTGCCGCAGACCGCGGCGGAAGCGCCGCTTTATGCCCCGAATCTGCTGACTACCCGCCCCTTTGCGGCGCCGGCCCCGAAACGCAGCCTGGTGCTCGCCTGGCGGGTTAGTTTCCCGCGACATAAGGCCATCGACCTGCTGCGGCGCGCGATTCAGGCCAGCAGTTCGGCCTACTGGAACTACAATACGGCGCAGTCCCAGGGGGCGCCTGGGGTGATGGTCGAAAACCGAAACTGGTGA
- a CDS encoding tryptophan halogenase family protein: protein MQNEALEPGSIRKVVIAGGGTAGWMAAATLSTYFGKLLDITLVESEQIGTVGVGESTVPPLVTLHGLLGIDEQHFMRECAATFKAGIWFEDWGRIGDKYMHPFGRHGESTWVAEFHNFWLHARAQGLQVPLGEYCYEWLAATQGKFGKRENPRINYAYHFDAALYARYLRKLSEPRGVKRVEGQIKTVRTHEQSGFVEALELHDGRIVEGDFFLDCTGFRGLLIEGALRTGFEDWSHWLPCDTAVAFQTIVDTPPQPYTACYAHTAGWRWNIPVQHRVGNGVVFCSRYMSEDEARHRLVTESGGRAVKEPWLVRIKAGRRRKAWNKNVVSFGLASGFVEPLESTSIHMIMSAAVRLAHLFPFTGVKPAMVDHYNELARREIEHIRDFVCMHYYCTQRDDSAFWRDCRKMEIPETLRSRIELFRESGFLYQGDSELFRVDSWIAVFMGQNIEPKSYHHYARMSDANLAQYMAKIRADVARVVGALPAHGDFVRQYAGASAEAWGAVSPLSPPGTL, encoded by the coding sequence ATGCAGAACGAAGCTCTGGAGCCAGGCTCCATCCGGAAAGTCGTCATTGCCGGTGGCGGCACCGCAGGCTGGATGGCCGCCGCCACACTCTCGACGTACTTCGGCAAGTTGCTGGACATCACGCTGGTCGAGTCCGAACAGATCGGCACCGTCGGCGTCGGTGAATCCACGGTGCCGCCGCTCGTCACCCTCCATGGGTTGTTAGGAATCGACGAACAGCACTTCATGCGCGAGTGCGCCGCCACCTTCAAGGCGGGTATCTGGTTCGAGGACTGGGGCCGGATCGGCGACAAATACATGCACCCCTTCGGCCGCCACGGCGAGTCGACCTGGGTGGCGGAGTTCCACAATTTCTGGCTGCATGCGCGCGCGCAGGGTTTGCAGGTGCCGCTCGGCGAATACTGCTACGAATGGCTGGCCGCGACGCAGGGCAAGTTCGGCAAGCGCGAGAATCCGCGCATCAACTACGCCTATCACTTCGATGCGGCGCTGTACGCGCGTTACCTGCGCAAGCTGTCCGAGCCGCGCGGCGTCAAGCGCGTCGAAGGCCAGATCAAGACGGTGCGCACCCACGAGCAGAGCGGCTTCGTCGAGGCGCTCGAACTCCATGACGGGCGCATCGTCGAGGGCGATTTCTTTCTCGACTGCACGGGGTTTCGCGGGTTGCTCATCGAGGGCGCGCTTCGCACGGGTTTCGAGGACTGGTCGCATTGGCTGCCCTGCGACACGGCGGTCGCGTTTCAAACCATTGTCGATACACCGCCGCAACCGTATACGGCCTGTTACGCCCACACCGCGGGCTGGCGCTGGAACATCCCGGTCCAGCACCGGGTGGGAAACGGAGTGGTGTTCTGCAGCCGCTACATGTCGGAGGACGAGGCTCGTCACCGGTTGGTGACCGAGTCGGGCGGCCGCGCAGTGAAGGAGCCGTGGCTGGTCCGCATCAAGGCCGGCCGCCGACGCAAGGCCTGGAACAAGAACGTGGTGTCGTTCGGCCTCGCGTCCGGCTTCGTCGAGCCGCTCGAATCGACCAGCATCCACATGATCATGTCGGCCGCGGTGCGGCTCGCGCACCTGTTCCCGTTCACCGGCGTCAAGCCGGCGATGGTCGACCACTACAACGAACTGGCCCGGCGCGAGATCGAGCACATCCGGGATTTCGTCTGCATGCACTACTACTGCACGCAGCGCGACGACAGCGCCTTCTGGCGGGATTGCCGCAAGATGGAGATCCCGGAGACGCTGCGCAGTCGCATCGAGCTCTTTCGCGAATCCGGCTTTCTCTACCAGGGTGACAGCGAGCTGTTCCGTGTCGATTCCTGGATCGCGGTGTTCATGGGGCAGAACATCGAGCCGAAGAGTTATCACCACTACGCGCGCATGAGCGACGCGAATCTCGCGCAGTACATGGCCAAGATCCGGGCGGACGTGGCCCGTGTGGTCGGCGCGCTGCCGGCGCACGGCGACTTCGTCCGGCAGTACGCCGGGGCCAGCGCCGAGGCGTGGGGCGCGGTCTCCCCACTTTCCCCACCCGGCACCTTATGA
- a CDS encoding LysE family translocator, translating into MSLDVFFIYLATWTLVALSPGPAVMFAMSQGARHGMRGAVAGTAGILLGHLVCFSAVAFGLAALLASFSGAVTAIRIVGALYLMYLGARMIFSKPRTAAKVTAAAAPPAHGGLVLQGLGVQLTNPKNLLFVLALLPQFIRPDHPLLLQLSIMLAVTVLIDGIALLSYAQLAVRGARALKGSRALLWVERVFGTALVFFGIKLLASPR; encoded by the coding sequence ATGTCACTCGACGTATTCTTCATATATCTCGCGACCTGGACGCTGGTTGCGCTCTCCCCCGGCCCTGCCGTGATGTTTGCCATGTCGCAGGGCGCGCGCCATGGAATGCGCGGGGCGGTCGCCGGCACTGCCGGCATATTGCTAGGTCACCTCGTGTGTTTCAGCGCCGTGGCATTCGGGCTCGCCGCGCTGCTCGCGAGTTTCTCCGGCGCCGTGACCGCAATCCGTATTGTTGGCGCGCTCTATCTCATGTACCTGGGCGCGCGCATGATTTTTTCGAAGCCGCGCACGGCAGCCAAGGTTACCGCCGCCGCCGCGCCGCCTGCGCATGGCGGCCTGGTGCTGCAGGGGCTGGGCGTGCAGCTGACCAATCCGAAGAACCTGCTGTTCGTGCTCGCGCTGCTGCCGCAGTTCATCCGGCCGGATCATCCGCTGTTGTTGCAGTTGTCGATCATGCTGGCGGTGACGGTCCTCATCGACGGCATCGCGCTGCTCAGCTACGCGCAGCTCGCGGTGCGCGGCGCCCGTGCGCTCAAGGGTTCGCGCGCGCTGCTGTGGGTGGAGCGTGTGTTCGGCACCGCGCTCGTCTTCTTCGGCATCAAGCTGCTCGCCTCGCCGCGCTGA
- a CDS encoding HAD family phosphatase, with protein sequence MNIRNVVFDVGGVLLEWNPPQVIATLYPDPVVQAQLRATIFEHPDWHEFDRGTFTEQAAAQHFARLSGRSPGEVLQLMRACFESLRPIDGTITLLEELAAAGINLYVLSNMPVSTYDYLIKRDKFFAHFKQLVISGAILLLKPEPAIYKHLVEKTGIVPAESVFIDDLLRNVIAARESGLHAIQFRDPAGCRAELRAYLPHLDL encoded by the coding sequence ATGAACATCCGCAACGTGGTTTTCGATGTCGGCGGCGTGCTGCTCGAGTGGAATCCGCCGCAGGTGATCGCGACGCTGTATCCCGATCCGGTGGTGCAGGCGCAGTTGCGCGCCACGATCTTCGAGCATCCGGACTGGCACGAGTTCGATCGCGGCACCTTCACGGAACAGGCGGCCGCCCAGCACTTCGCCCGGCTTTCGGGACGCAGTCCCGGCGAAGTCCTGCAGCTGATGCGCGCCTGCTTCGAATCGCTGCGGCCCATCGACGGCACCATCACGCTGCTGGAGGAGCTCGCGGCCGCCGGGATCAATCTCTACGTGCTCTCGAACATGCCCGTGAGCACCTACGACTACCTCATCAAGCGCGACAAATTCTTCGCGCACTTCAAGCAGCTGGTGATCTCCGGCGCGATCCTGCTGCTCAAGCCCGAACCCGCCATCTACAAACACCTGGTCGAAAAAACCGGCATCGTGCCGGCCGAGAGCGTGTTCATCGACGACCTGCTGCGCAATGTCATCGCCGCGCGCGAGAGCGGCCTGCATGCGATCCAGTTCCGCGACCCGGCCGGCTGCCGCGCCGAGCTGCGTGCCTATCTACCCCATCTCGACCTGTGA
- a CDS encoding tryptophan halogenase family protein, with translation MKPLSKIVIVGGGTSGWLAASMLSQHLKPELCEIELIESEELGTIGVGESTVPPFVGLIQRLGIDEAEFVQATDATYKLGIKFVGWHQRSDSYFHPFGVIGKPIGNHDFYQCWLKAREQGNTSQLQDFSPCNVMAEQGRFFHPSKARNTPIGGANYALHVDALLVTKFLRKYSEARGLKRTEGKVVEVAQRDDGFIKSVKLENGREIAADFFIDCTGFKGLLIDKTLGVENVDWSAYLPCDRAVVCKTGNKGPLLPYTRATAQAAGWSWRIPLKNRVGNGYVYSSRFATDAAARATLLRIIDSACIEDPRVIPYTTGHRRQFWKHNCLSLGLSSGFIEPLEATSIHLIARGMDFFLRYFPDRDCDAALMREYNRRMTSDFEEVRDFIVLHYAATARDDTPFWQWCKNIPRPDSLRERIELFKAHGAMREGVDELFRASSWQSVFEGMGIRPHGHCPRVENLDYATIEQTLRNAKAAIAGMVEHLPTHEQFLQTQTA, from the coding sequence ATGAAACCCCTTTCGAAAATCGTGATCGTCGGCGGCGGCACCTCCGGGTGGCTCGCCGCGTCGATGTTGAGCCAGCACCTCAAACCCGAGCTGTGCGAAATCGAGCTCATCGAATCCGAAGAGCTAGGCACCATCGGCGTGGGTGAATCCACGGTGCCGCCGTTCGTCGGACTGATACAGCGGTTGGGCATCGACGAAGCGGAATTCGTGCAGGCCACCGACGCCACCTACAAGCTTGGCATCAAGTTCGTCGGCTGGCACCAGCGCAGCGATTCGTACTTCCACCCGTTCGGCGTGATCGGCAAGCCGATCGGCAACCACGATTTCTACCAGTGCTGGCTCAAGGCGCGCGAGCAGGGCAACACCTCGCAGCTGCAGGACTTCTCGCCTTGCAACGTGATGGCGGAGCAGGGCCGGTTCTTCCACCCGTCGAAGGCGCGCAACACGCCGATCGGTGGGGCTAACTACGCGCTGCACGTCGACGCGTTGCTGGTGACGAAGTTCCTGCGCAAGTATTCCGAAGCGCGCGGGCTCAAGCGTACCGAGGGCAAGGTGGTCGAGGTCGCGCAGCGCGACGATGGTTTCATCAAGAGCGTGAAGCTCGAGAACGGCCGCGAGATCGCGGCGGACTTCTTCATCGATTGCACCGGCTTCAAGGGTCTGCTGATCGACAAGACGCTGGGCGTCGAGAACGTCGACTGGTCGGCGTACCTGCCGTGTGATCGCGCGGTGGTGTGCAAGACCGGCAACAAGGGGCCGCTGCTGCCGTATACGCGCGCGACGGCGCAGGCGGCGGGGTGGAGCTGGCGTATCCCGCTCAAGAATCGTGTCGGCAACGGCTACGTGTATTCGAGTCGCTTCGCGACGGATGCTGCCGCGCGTGCCACGTTGTTGCGCATCATCGATTCCGCCTGCATCGAAGATCCGCGCGTGATTCCGTACACCACGGGGCATCGGCGGCAGTTCTGGAAACACAATTGCCTGTCGCTGGGATTGTCGTCGGGATTCATCGAGCCGCTCGAGGCGACGTCCATCCACCTGATCGCGCGCGGCATGGATTTCTTCCTGCGCTACTTTCCGGATCGCGATTGCGATGCGGCGCTCATGCGCGAGTACAACCGCCGCATGACGTCGGACTTCGAAGAAGTGCGCGATTTCATCGTGCTGCACTACGCGGCCACGGCGCGCGACGACACGCCGTTCTGGCAGTGGTGCAAGAACATTCCGCGTCCCGATTCATTGCGTGAACGCATCGAGCTGTTCAAGGCGCATGGCGCGATGCGCGAGGGTGTGGACGAATTGTTCCGCGCCTCGAGCTGGCAATCGGTGTTCGAAGGAATGGGCATCCGGCCGCACGGCCACTGCCCGCGCGTCGAGAACCTCGACTACGCGACCATCGAGCAGACGCTGCGCAACGCCAAGGCCGCGATCGCCGGCATGGTCGAACATCTCCCCACACACGAGCAGTTCCTGCAAACCCAGACCGCATAA
- a CDS encoding tryptophan halogenase family protein, translated as MDNAQPGPGAVRKVVIAGGGTAGWVAAMTLSSQFSKLLDITLVESEDIGTVGVGESTVPPIVAFHKLLGIDEQHFMRECAATFKVGIWFENWARIGDQYIHPFGRHGQSAWMSEFYAFWLHSREQGSKVPLGEYCYEWLAAMKGKFALRENPRVNYAYHFDAALYARYLRKISEAKGVKRVEGKIKRVLTNPQTEFVESLELDNGQKIDGDFFIDCTGFRGLLIEGALHTGFEDWSHWLPCDSAVAFQTVVDEPPAPYTACYAHEAGWRWNIPVQHRVGNGVVFCSRYMSDDEARHRLVTDSGGRPVKEPWLIRIKAGRRRKAWNKNVVAFGLASGFVEPLESTSIHMITTAAVRLGHFFPFGGIKQPAVDHYNELSKYEIERIRDFVCMHYHYTQRDDTAFWRHCSKMEIPDSLRTRVELFRKSGYAYKIEGELFTVDSWLSVMMGQRIEPETWHQLARVDEKQLKDFMTNYRAQVAQVVNALPSHGDFVKQYAGASADAWK; from the coding sequence ATGGACAACGCGCAACCCGGACCCGGTGCGGTCAGGAAGGTCGTCATTGCCGGCGGTGGCACCGCGGGGTGGGTGGCGGCGATGACGTTGTCGAGCCAGTTCAGCAAGCTGCTCGACATCACGCTGGTCGAATCGGAGGACATCGGCACCGTCGGTGTGGGTGAATCCACCGTGCCGCCGATCGTCGCCTTTCACAAGTTGTTAGGCATCGACGAGCAGCATTTCATGCGCGAGTGCGCAGCCACGTTCAAGGTCGGCATCTGGTTCGAGAACTGGGCGCGTATCGGCGACCAGTACATCCACCCATTCGGCCGTCACGGCCAGTCCGCGTGGATGTCGGAGTTCTACGCGTTCTGGCTGCACTCGCGCGAGCAGGGCTCGAAGGTGCCGCTGGGCGAATACTGCTACGAGTGGCTGGCTGCGATGAAGGGCAAGTTCGCGTTGCGCGAGAACCCGCGCGTGAACTACGCCTATCACTTCGACGCGGCGCTGTACGCGCGTTACCTGCGCAAGATTTCGGAAGCCAAGGGCGTCAAACGCGTCGAGGGCAAGATCAAGCGTGTGCTGACGAATCCACAGACGGAGTTCGTCGAGTCGCTCGAGCTCGACAACGGGCAGAAGATAGACGGTGACTTCTTCATCGACTGCACGGGCTTTCGCGGATTGCTCATCGAAGGCGCGTTGCATACCGGCTTCGAGGACTGGTCGCACTGGTTGCCCTGCGACAGCGCGGTCGCGTTCCAGACCGTGGTCGACGAACCGCCCGCGCCGTATACGGCCTGTTACGCGCATGAAGCGGGCTGGCGCTGGAATATTCCCGTGCAGCACCGCGTCGGCAATGGCGTGGTGTTCTGCAGCCGGTACATGTCCGACGACGAGGCGCGCCATCGTCTCGTCACCGATTCGGGCGGCCGCCCGGTCAAGGAGCCCTGGCTCATCCGCATCAAGGCGGGCCGGCGCCGTAAGGCGTGGAACAAGAACGTGGTGGCGTTTGGCCTCGCCAGCGGTTTTGTCGAGCCGCTCGAATCGACCAGCATCCACATGATCACCACGGCGGCGGTGCGGCTCGGGCATTTCTTCCCGTTCGGCGGCATCAAACAACCCGCGGTGGATCACTACAACGAGTTGTCGAAGTACGAGATCGAACGCATCCGCGACTTCGTCTGCATGCACTATCACTACACGCAACGCGACGACACGGCGTTCTGGCGCCATTGCAGCAAGATGGAAATCCCCGACAGCCTGCGCACGCGCGTAGAGCTGTTCCGCAAGAGCGGTTATGCCTACAAGATCGAAGGCGAGCTGTTCACCGTGGATTCGTGGCTCTCGGTGATGATGGGTCAGCGCATCGAGCCGGAGACCTGGCACCAGCTCGCGCGCGTCGACGAAAAGCAGCTCAAGGATTTCATGACGAACTACCGCGCGCAGGTGGCGCAGGTCGTGAACGCATTGCCGTCGCACGGCGATTTCGTCAAGCAATACGCGGGTGCGAGCGCCGACGCGTGGAAGTAG
- a CDS encoding GNAT family N-acetyltransferase — protein MTTERLQIRPIEPADVPALLSIIAESRREYGIAAPGVELLEPADRSLYDSYQRQRSLYFVALLDGEVVGGAGVAPFAGEEPLTCELQRMYLRPDARGRGIGDALLQRCLAAARQFLYVRCYLETVTQMHAALEFYGRHGFRRLEAPAGRSGHGHDDRWLMRGLRASAALPAHVS, from the coding sequence ATGACGACCGAACGACTCCAGATACGCCCCATCGAACCGGCCGACGTGCCGGCGCTGCTCAGCATCATCGCGGAGTCGCGCCGTGAATACGGCATTGCCGCGCCCGGTGTCGAACTGCTCGAGCCCGCGGATCGCTCGCTGTACGACAGCTACCAGCGGCAGCGTTCGCTGTATTTCGTCGCCTTGTTAGACGGCGAAGTCGTGGGCGGCGCGGGCGTCGCGCCGTTCGCCGGCGAGGAGCCGCTGACCTGCGAGCTGCAACGCATGTACCTGCGGCCCGACGCGCGCGGCCGCGGCATCGGCGATGCCTTGCTGCAGCGCTGCCTTGCGGCAGCCAGGCAATTCCTGTACGTGCGCTGTTACCTGGAGACGGTGACGCAGATGCATGCCGCGCTCGAGTTCTACGGGCGTCACGGGTTCCGCAGGTTGGAGGCACCGGCCGGTAGATCGGGGCACGGGCACGACGACCGGTGGCTCATGCGCGGATTGCGGGCATCGGCGGCGCTCCCGGCCCATGTTTCGTAG
- a CDS encoding cation:proton antiporter produces the protein MPATKLALLFFLQLAVILAVSRACGWAVQRWLRQPPVIGEMIAGVVLGPSLFGVLAPQTQQLLFPPDSRQILYVVAQLGIGLYMFIVGLGFRSDHFRSQVPRAAAVSISGIVVPFVLALFAAPVLMRMPGLFAPGVSRFDATLFFGAAIAITAFPVLARIIHDRGLQDTAIATLSLSAAAIGDAVAWCVLAVVLASIGAGAAVAVIAIAGGIAFSALLIFWGPTLLAPLGRAAEREQAAGRPLGSGLLAVALIAFALAAFTADGIGLHAVFGGFLIGTAMPRGVFAERVKAAIEPLTLAFLLPVFFAFSGLNTQLGMVNTPQLLWIAMAVLAASIFAKLVACWGAARLAGMENRMALGIGALMNARGLTELVIINIGLQAGIIGPPLFSILVLMAIVTTLMAAPLFEAFYGRAARSRGELPPLAGRS, from the coding sequence ATGCCCGCCACCAAACTAGCGCTGCTGTTCTTCCTGCAGCTCGCTGTCATCCTTGCCGTGAGCCGTGCGTGTGGCTGGGCGGTGCAGCGCTGGCTGCGCCAGCCGCCGGTGATCGGGGAGATGATCGCCGGCGTGGTGCTTGGGCCGTCCTTGTTTGGCGTGCTCGCGCCGCAGACGCAACAACTGCTGTTTCCGCCGGATTCGCGCCAGATTCTCTACGTCGTCGCGCAGCTCGGCATCGGGCTTTACATGTTCATCGTGGGCCTGGGTTTTCGCAGCGATCACTTCCGCAGCCAGGTGCCGAGGGCGGCGGCGGTCTCGATCTCCGGCATCGTCGTGCCGTTCGTGCTGGCATTGTTCGCGGCACCGGTACTCATGCGAATGCCCGGCCTGTTCGCACCCGGCGTAAGCCGCTTCGACGCCACACTGTTCTTCGGCGCCGCCATCGCGATCACCGCGTTCCCGGTGCTGGCACGCATCATCCATGACCGCGGCTTGCAGGACACCGCCATCGCAACCTTGTCGCTGTCCGCCGCGGCGATCGGTGACGCCGTCGCCTGGTGCGTATTGGCGGTGGTGCTGGCGAGCATCGGCGCGGGCGCGGCGGTGGCCGTCATCGCCATCGCCGGTGGCATCGCGTTCTCGGCACTGCTGATCTTCTGGGGCCCGACCTTGCTGGCGCCGCTCGGTCGCGCCGCCGAACGCGAGCAGGCCGCCGGCCGGCCGCTGGGCTCCGGGTTGTTAGCCGTCGCGCTGATCGCATTCGCACTGGCCGCATTCACGGCCGACGGCATCGGGCTGCACGCGGTGTTCGGCGGATTCCTGATCGGCACCGCCATGCCGCGCGGCGTATTCGCCGAACGCGTGAAGGCGGCAATCGAGCCGCTGACGCTCGCCTTCCTTCTGCCGGTGTTCTTCGCCTTCTCGGGTCTCAATACACAGCTGGGCATGGTCAACACGCCGCAGCTGCTGTGGATCGCGATGGCAGTTCTCGCAGCCTCGATCTTCGCGAAGCTCGTCGCCTGCTGGGGCGCGGCGCGCCTCGCCGGCATGGAAAATCGCATGGCGCTGGGTATCGGCGCATTGATGAATGCGCGCGGACTGACCGAACTAGTCATCATCAACATCGGGCTGCAGGCGGGCATCATCGGGCCGCCGCTGTTCTCCATCCTCGTATTGATGGCGATCGTGACCACCCTCATGGCGGCGCCGCTTTTCGAAGCGTTTTACGGCCGCGCGGCGCGCTCCCGAGGAGAGCTGCCGCCGCTGGCGGGTCGTTCATAG